One window of Burkholderia thailandensis E264 genomic DNA carries:
- the mraY gene encoding phospho-N-acetylmuramoyl-pentapeptide-transferase has translation MLLALAQWLQGDASFLRLFTYLTFRAVMATITALVIGLVCGPWVIRKLTQMKVGQAVRKDGPQTHLVKSGTPTMGGVLILIGIAVATLLWGDLTNRFIWIVMLVTFGFGVIGWVDDYRKVVYKDPRGMSSREKYFWQSVIGLFAAVYLAFSVSEANNVRVFDLFMAWVRSGLSMGLPARADLMLPFLKSISYPLGVWGFIALTYFVIVGASNAVNLTDGLDGLVIMPVVLVGASLGVFAYVMGSAVYSKYLLFPHIPGAGELLIFCSAMGGAGLAFLWYNTHPAQVFMGDVGALALGGALGTVAVIVRQEIVLFIMGGIFVAETLSVMLQVTWFKYTKKRYGEGRRIFKMAPLHHHFELSGWKETQVVVRFWIITLMLCLFGLSTLKLR, from the coding sequence CGGTGATGGCCACCATCACGGCGCTCGTGATCGGTCTCGTCTGCGGCCCGTGGGTGATCCGCAAGCTCACGCAGATGAAGGTCGGTCAGGCGGTGCGCAAGGACGGCCCGCAGACGCACCTCGTGAAATCGGGCACGCCGACGATGGGCGGCGTGCTGATCCTGATCGGCATCGCGGTCGCGACGCTGCTCTGGGGCGATCTGACGAACCGCTTCATCTGGATCGTGATGCTCGTCACGTTCGGCTTCGGCGTGATCGGCTGGGTCGACGATTATCGCAAGGTCGTCTACAAGGACCCGCGCGGCATGTCGTCGCGCGAAAAGTACTTCTGGCAATCGGTGATCGGCCTCTTCGCGGCCGTCTATCTCGCGTTCAGCGTGTCCGAGGCGAACAACGTGCGCGTGTTCGACCTGTTCATGGCGTGGGTGCGCAGCGGCTTGTCGATGGGGCTGCCCGCGCGCGCGGACCTGATGCTGCCGTTCCTGAAATCGATCAGCTATCCGCTCGGCGTATGGGGCTTCATCGCGCTCACGTATTTCGTGATCGTCGGCGCGAGCAACGCGGTGAATCTCACCGACGGGCTCGACGGCCTCGTGATCATGCCGGTCGTGCTCGTCGGCGCGTCGCTCGGCGTGTTCGCATACGTGATGGGCAGCGCCGTCTATTCGAAATATCTGCTGTTCCCGCACATTCCGGGCGCGGGCGAGCTGCTGATCTTCTGCTCGGCGATGGGCGGCGCGGGGCTCGCGTTCCTCTGGTACAACACGCACCCGGCGCAGGTGTTCATGGGCGACGTCGGCGCGCTCGCGCTGGGCGGCGCGCTCGGCACGGTCGCCGTGATCGTGCGCCAGGAAATCGTGCTGTTCATCATGGGCGGCATCTTCGTCGCGGAGACGCTGTCGGTGATGCTGCAGGTCACGTGGTTCAAGTACACGAAAAAGCGTTACGGCGAAGGGCGGCGCATCTTCAAGATGGCGCCGCTGCATCACCATTTCGAGTTGTCGGGCTGGAAGGAAACACAGGTGGTGGTGCGTTTCTGGATCATCACGTTGATGCTGTGCCTGTTCGGTTTGTCCACCCTCAAGCTGCGGTAA
- the murD gene encoding UDP-N-acetylmuramoyl-L-alanine--D-glutamate ligase, with amino-acid sequence MFGDRQRPMVLVLGLGESGLAIARWCARHGCRLRIADTRETPPNLAALTAAGIDAEFVGGAFSPALIDGGIELVALSPGLSPLAEDLAPLVAAARERGIPVWGELEFFAQALTTLGANGYAPKVIAITGTNGKTTTTSLAGLLCERAGKTVAVAGNISPAMLDKLTEAIDAAALPDVWVLELSSFQLDTAHTFAPDAATILNITQDHLDWHGGFAAYAAAKGRIFGPRTVRVLNRDDAEVMKFAPPAAAADAPRAITFGLNEPAADGDYGLLRENGIAWLVEAVDRDAADAPATPSRRRKQEAANPPDIALKRLMPADALRIRGLHNAANALAAYALARAIDLPAAPLLHGLREYRGEPHRVEVIATLDGVDYVDDSKGTNVGATVAALDGLAQRAVLIAGGDGKGQDFEPLAAPVARWCRAVMLIGRDAPALREALADTGVPLADHATLESAVRAAGALAQPGDAVLLSPACASLDMFRNYAHRADVFRSAVEDIALEKGTTL; translated from the coding sequence ATGTTCGGAGATCGGCAGCGGCCGATGGTGCTCGTGTTGGGGCTCGGCGAATCGGGCCTCGCGATCGCGCGGTGGTGCGCGAGGCACGGGTGCCGGTTGCGCATCGCCGATACGCGCGAGACGCCGCCCAACCTTGCCGCGCTGACGGCGGCGGGCATCGACGCCGAATTCGTCGGCGGCGCGTTTTCGCCGGCGCTCATCGACGGCGGGATCGAGCTCGTCGCGCTGAGCCCCGGGTTGTCGCCGCTCGCGGAAGACCTCGCGCCGCTCGTCGCGGCCGCGCGCGAGCGGGGCATTCCCGTGTGGGGCGAGCTCGAGTTCTTCGCGCAGGCGCTCACGACGCTCGGCGCGAACGGCTATGCGCCGAAGGTGATCGCGATCACCGGCACGAACGGCAAGACGACGACGACGAGCCTCGCGGGCCTGCTGTGCGAGCGTGCGGGCAAGACGGTCGCGGTCGCGGGCAACATCAGCCCGGCGATGCTCGACAAGCTGACCGAGGCGATCGACGCGGCGGCGCTGCCTGACGTGTGGGTGCTCGAGCTGTCGAGCTTCCAGCTCGACACCGCGCACACGTTCGCGCCCGACGCGGCGACGATCCTCAACATCACGCAGGACCATCTCGACTGGCATGGCGGCTTCGCCGCGTATGCAGCCGCGAAGGGCCGGATTTTCGGGCCGCGCACGGTGCGCGTGCTCAACCGCGACGATGCCGAAGTGATGAAGTTCGCGCCGCCCGCCGCGGCAGCCGACGCGCCGCGCGCGATCACGTTCGGCCTGAACGAGCCCGCCGCCGATGGCGATTACGGCCTGCTGCGCGAAAACGGCATCGCGTGGCTCGTCGAGGCGGTCGATCGCGACGCGGCCGATGCGCCCGCCACGCCGTCGCGCCGCCGCAAGCAGGAAGCGGCGAATCCGCCCGACATCGCGCTCAAGCGCCTGATGCCGGCTGACGCGCTGCGCATTCGCGGGCTGCACAACGCGGCGAATGCGTTGGCCGCCTATGCGCTCGCGCGCGCGATCGACCTGCCTGCCGCGCCGTTGCTGCACGGCCTGCGCGAATATCGCGGCGAGCCGCATCGCGTCGAAGTGATCGCGACGCTCGACGGCGTCGATTATGTCGACGACAGCAAGGGCACGAACGTCGGCGCGACGGTCGCGGCGCTCGACGGCCTTGCGCAGCGCGCGGTGCTGATCGCGGGCGGCGACGGCAAGGGCCAGGATTTCGAGCCGCTCGCGGCGCCCGTCGCGCGCTGGTGCCGCGCGGTGATGCTGATCGGCCGCGACGCGCCCGCGCTTCGCGAAGCGCTCGCCGACACGGGCGTGCCGCTCGCCGATCACGCGACGCTCGAAAGCGCGGTGCGCGCGGCGGGCGCGCTCGCGCAGCCGGGCGATGCGGTGCTGCTGTCGCCCGCATGCGCGAGCCTCGACATGTTCCGCAATTACGCGCATCGGGCCGACGTTTTCCGCAGCGCGGTCGAAGACATCGCTTTGGAAAAAGGAACGACGCTATGA
- the ftsW gene encoding putative lipid II flippase FtsW: MSWSDRLVSRFNGARDAGGGAAPRTAARAASGARAAAGGLASVVNGARPTRSRMLDFDYSLLWVSIALLGLGVVMVYSASIAMPDSPKYASYHDYAFLLRHCVSLVVAFVAAVIAFRVPVSTWDKYAPHLFLIALVGLVIVLIPHIGKGVNGARRWIPLGITNMQPSEIMKLAVTIYAANYTVRKQEYMQSFAKGFLPMAFAVGLVGALLLLEPDMGAFMVVAAIAMGVLFLGGVNGKLFGGLVATAVGTFTMLVWLSPWRRERIFAYLDPWDERYAQGKAYQLTHSLIAFGRGEWFGVGLGGSVEKLNYLPEAHTDFILAVIGEELGFVGVLVVILLFYWIVRRSFEIGRQALALDRTFAGLMAKGVGIWFGAQAFINMGVNLGLLPTKGLTLPLVSYGGSGILLNCISLAVLLRVDYENRVLMRGGKV, from the coding sequence ATGAGCTGGTCCGATCGCCTCGTTTCCCGTTTCAATGGCGCCCGTGACGCGGGAGGCGGCGCCGCGCCGCGCACCGCCGCGCGGGCGGCCTCGGGCGCGCGCGCCGCGGCGGGCGGCCTCGCGAGCGTCGTCAACGGCGCGCGTCCTACCCGTTCGCGGATGCTCGACTTCGACTACTCGCTGCTGTGGGTGTCGATCGCGCTCCTCGGGCTTGGCGTCGTGATGGTGTACTCGGCGTCGATCGCGATGCCGGATTCGCCGAAGTACGCGTCGTATCACGACTACGCATTCCTGCTGCGCCACTGCGTGTCGCTCGTCGTGGCGTTCGTCGCGGCGGTGATCGCGTTCCGCGTGCCGGTATCGACGTGGGACAAGTACGCGCCGCATCTCTTCCTGATCGCGCTCGTCGGCCTCGTGATCGTGCTGATTCCGCACATCGGCAAGGGCGTGAACGGCGCGCGCCGCTGGATTCCGCTCGGCATCACGAACATGCAGCCGTCGGAAATCATGAAGCTCGCGGTGACGATCTACGCGGCGAACTACACGGTGCGCAAGCAGGAGTACATGCAGAGCTTCGCGAAGGGCTTCCTGCCGATGGCGTTCGCGGTCGGCCTCGTCGGCGCGCTGCTGCTGCTCGAGCCGGACATGGGCGCGTTCATGGTGGTCGCCGCGATCGCGATGGGCGTGCTGTTCCTGGGCGGCGTGAACGGCAAGCTGTTCGGCGGCCTCGTCGCGACGGCGGTGGGTACGTTCACGATGCTCGTCTGGTTGTCGCCGTGGCGCCGCGAGCGGATCTTCGCGTACCTCGATCCGTGGGACGAACGCTACGCGCAGGGCAAGGCCTACCAGCTCACGCACTCGCTGATCGCGTTCGGGCGCGGCGAATGGTTCGGCGTCGGTCTGGGCGGCAGTGTCGAAAAGCTCAACTACCTGCCGGAAGCGCATACCGACTTCATTCTCGCGGTGATCGGCGAAGAGCTTGGCTTTGTCGGCGTGCTGGTCGTGATCCTGCTGTTCTACTGGATCGTGCGCCGCTCGTTCGAGATCGGCCGTCAGGCGCTCGCGCTCGATCGTACGTTCGCGGGGCTGATGGCGAAGGGCGTCGGCATCTGGTTCGGCGCGCAGGCGTTCATCAACATGGGCGTGAACCTCGGCCTTCTGCCGACCAAGGGTCTCACGCTGCCGCTCGTGAGCTACGGCGGGTCCGGCATCCTGCTGAACTGCATCTCGCTCGCGGTGCTGCTGCGCGTCGATTATGAGAATCGTGTGTTGATGCGGGGAGGGAAGGTATGA